Proteins encoded in a region of the Synechococcus sp. BIOS-U3-1 genome:
- the obgE gene encoding GTPase ObgE, whose amino-acid sequence MQFIDQARITVRGGHGGDGIVAFRREKYVPAGGPSGGDGGHGSHVILEADSNLQTLLDFKYKRLFAGTDGRRGGPNRCTGASGQPLVIHVPCGTEVRHLTTGILMGDLTAPGEQLMVAFGGRGGLGNAHYLSNRNRAPEKCTEGRDGEEWPLQLELKLLAEVGIIGLPNAGKSTLISVLSAARPKIADYPFTTLVPNLGVVRRPTGDGTVFADIPGLIAGAAQGAGLGHDFLRHIERTRLLIHVVDGGADDPLADLKVVEKELMAYGHGLVDRQRLLVVNKLELLDESGRDALVSSLEQVSGRTPLLISAVMGQGLKELLNQVWMELGV is encoded by the coding sequence GTGCAGTTCATCGACCAGGCGCGTATCACCGTCCGTGGCGGCCATGGCGGTGACGGCATCGTGGCCTTCCGTCGTGAAAAATATGTCCCAGCCGGTGGTCCCTCAGGGGGTGACGGGGGGCATGGATCCCACGTGATTCTGGAGGCTGACTCGAACCTCCAGACATTGCTGGATTTCAAGTACAAGCGATTGTTTGCAGGAACTGATGGTCGTCGAGGCGGGCCCAATCGCTGCACCGGTGCTTCCGGCCAGCCTCTGGTGATTCACGTTCCCTGCGGAACGGAGGTGCGACATCTCACAACCGGAATACTGATGGGTGATCTGACCGCGCCTGGAGAGCAGCTCATGGTGGCTTTCGGAGGCCGCGGCGGACTGGGAAATGCTCACTACCTGAGCAACCGCAATCGCGCGCCCGAAAAGTGCACGGAGGGCCGCGATGGAGAGGAGTGGCCTCTTCAGCTCGAATTGAAGCTGCTGGCCGAGGTCGGCATCATCGGTCTGCCCAATGCCGGTAAAAGCACGCTGATCAGCGTGTTGTCTGCAGCCCGTCCCAAAATCGCCGACTATCCCTTCACCACGCTGGTGCCGAATCTCGGCGTGGTGCGCCGTCCGACCGGTGATGGCACAGTCTTCGCCGATATTCCTGGCCTGATTGCCGGTGCAGCACAGGGTGCCGGCCTCGGGCATGATTTTCTCCGTCATATTGAGCGCACCCGCCTCCTGATCCACGTGGTGGATGGAGGAGCGGATGATCCACTCGCTGATCTGAAGGTGGTGGAGAAAGAGTTAATGGCTTATGGCCATGGCCTTGTCGATCGTCAACGCTTGCTGGTGGTCAACAAGCTTGAGCTCCTGGATGAGTCGGGTCGCGACGCATTGGTGTCTTCTCTTGAACAAGTGAGTGGGCGGACGCCACTTTTGATTTCAGCGGTGATGGGTCAAGGGCTGAAAGAGCTGTTGAATCAGGTGTGGATGGAACTTGGCGTCTGA
- a CDS encoding ABC transporter ATP-binding protein — MAGVRFETLSKSYPGHGGEDPIEVIRDLSLSIEDGEFLVLVGPSGCGKSTLLRLMAGLETPSAGEILVGQQAVTKLRPAKRNVAMVFQSYALYPHLSVRDNLGFGLRRSHRRSAMEQLHDQLHRSTRELPGLLQVRSERETKVEHRVLEVARALELDQLLDRRPKELSGGQKQRVALGRAMARQPDVFLMDEPLSNLDAKLRGSTRTRIVDLQRRLGTTTLYVTHDQVEAMTMGHRIAVLNQGRLQQLGTPMELYRWPSNLFVAQFIGSPPMNVLPIQVGRSQTLLLGERRLSVEGPLAAALEGLEGSQLNGGIRPEDLKVAPATNRNLQADVSHSEVLGNEQLITCRLLDGEHLVQVRADPGLRAVPGSRIHLDADPRGWRLFDEQGDAIPIPIPPSERDDTPVLPDLN; from the coding sequence TTGGCCGGCGTTCGCTTCGAGACGCTCAGCAAGAGCTATCCAGGTCATGGAGGGGAAGACCCTATCGAGGTCATTCGTGACCTCTCGCTGTCGATTGAAGATGGTGAATTTCTGGTTCTGGTCGGGCCTTCAGGCTGCGGCAAGAGCACCTTGCTCAGGCTGATGGCAGGCCTTGAGACACCCAGCGCTGGTGAAATTCTGGTGGGGCAGCAGGCCGTGACCAAGCTGCGGCCTGCCAAGCGCAATGTGGCGATGGTGTTCCAGAGCTACGCGCTCTATCCGCATCTCAGCGTTCGCGACAACCTGGGCTTTGGACTGCGTCGCAGCCATCGCCGAAGTGCCATGGAGCAACTCCATGACCAGTTGCATCGCAGCACACGGGAGCTACCCGGCCTACTTCAAGTCCGATCGGAACGAGAAACGAAGGTGGAACATCGGGTACTGGAAGTGGCCCGCGCCCTCGAATTGGACCAGCTGCTGGATCGACGACCCAAGGAGCTTTCCGGTGGTCAGAAACAAAGGGTGGCTCTCGGACGAGCCATGGCACGTCAGCCGGATGTCTTTCTCATGGACGAACCGCTGAGCAATCTCGATGCCAAGCTGCGCGGCAGCACACGCACTCGCATCGTGGACCTCCAGCGTCGGCTGGGGACCACCACCCTTTATGTGACCCACGATCAGGTGGAAGCCATGACCATGGGTCACAGGATCGCCGTACTCAACCAGGGTCGTCTGCAGCAACTAGGTACACCAATGGAGCTTTACCGCTGGCCATCAAACCTGTTTGTGGCCCAGTTCATCGGTAGCCCACCCATGAATGTTCTGCCCATTCAGGTGGGTCGCAGCCAGACACTCCTGCTAGGTGAACGACGTCTGAGTGTGGAGGGTCCACTCGCCGCAGCACTCGAAGGCCTTGAGGGGAGTCAGCTCAATGGCGGCATCCGTCCAGAAGACCTCAAGGTGGCACCTGCCACCAACCGAAACCTTCAAGCAGATGTCAGCCATAGCGAAGTGCTCGGCAACGAGCAGCTGATCACCTGCAGACTGCTCGATGGCGAGCACCTGGTCCAGGTGAGAGCAGATCCTGGGCTGAGAGCAGTACCGGGCAGTCGCATTCATCTCGATGCTGATCCCCGTGGATGGCGCTTATTTGACGAGCAGGGAGACGCCATTCCCATACCCATACCCCCATCAGAGCGCGATGACACACCCGTACTTCCCGATCTGAACTGA